In one Cronobacter dublinensis subsp. dublinensis LMG 23823 genomic region, the following are encoded:
- a CDS encoding SDR family NAD(P)-dependent oxidoreductase, with product MSEERMINTTIVITGASSGFGRGAALALAKRGANVVLAARRGEALEALAQEINAGGGHALAVETDVSQPDQVERLAQAAIARFGPINVWINNVGIGALGWFWEIPLADHERLVDVNLKGVIYGAHVAVKHFIAQGFGVLINTGSVDSEVPLAFQSSYAATKAAVLSLGRTINEELRLNDYNDIKVATIMPWAVDTPWWTHAANYTGHAPRMAAMDSPEKVIDAMVKACFKPEEEIPVGWKARSSNLSHHLFPDMTEKLSAKVISRSVEKAQPLAPTTGAIYQPMADTTTIDGGIRARMKEEDKDR from the coding sequence ATGTCTGAAGAGCGAATGATCAACACCACCATCGTCATCACCGGGGCGTCGAGCGGTTTTGGGCGTGGCGCGGCGTTAGCGCTGGCGAAACGCGGCGCGAATGTGGTGCTGGCGGCGCGACGGGGTGAGGCGCTGGAGGCGCTGGCGCAGGAGATCAACGCCGGTGGCGGCCACGCGCTGGCGGTGGAGACGGACGTCAGCCAGCCTGATCAGGTGGAGCGTCTGGCGCAGGCGGCGATCGCGCGCTTCGGGCCGATTAACGTCTGGATCAATAACGTCGGCATTGGGGCGCTCGGCTGGTTCTGGGAGATCCCGTTGGCCGATCACGAACGTCTGGTGGATGTAAACCTCAAAGGCGTCATCTACGGCGCGCACGTAGCGGTAAAACATTTCATTGCCCAGGGCTTCGGCGTGCTGATCAACACCGGCTCCGTGGACAGCGAAGTGCCGCTCGCGTTTCAGTCGAGCTACGCCGCCACCAAAGCGGCGGTCCTGAGCCTCGGGCGCACTATCAACGAAGAGCTGCGGCTCAATGACTATAACGACATCAAAGTGGCGACCATCATGCCGTGGGCGGTGGATACGCCGTGGTGGACCCACGCCGCCAACTATACCGGCCACGCGCCGCGCATGGCCGCGATGGACTCGCCGGAGAAAGTGATCGACGCGATGGTCAAAGCCTGCTTCAAACCGGAAGAGGAGATCCCGGTGGGCTGGAAGGCGCGCTCGTCTAACCTGTCGCACCATCTGTTCCCGGACATGACCGAGAAACTCTCGGCGAAGGTGATAAGCCGCTCGGTGGAAAAAGCGCAACCGCTGGCGCCAACGACCGGTGCGATTTATCAGCCGATGGCCGACACGACGACCATCGACGGCGGCATTCGGGCGCGCATGAAGGAAGAGGATAAAGACCGCTAA
- a CDS encoding TonB-dependent receptor, with product MKHVTLRQTLLAMAVGCAASYAHAEETIVVQAAREAFTPGGDTPPPAYLDGQVAHGGRLGMLGEQRAMDVPFNVISFTSKLVEDQQARTVADVVRNDAGVQNVQGYGNFQETYRIRGFALEGDDMTFSGLGGVMPRQVVEMAMVDRVEIFKGANALVNGASTTGVGGVINLEPKHADALPLTRLGVDYTSARQAGVTLDAGRRFGETDQFGVRVNLVQREGETAVDNEKRRTTFASVGLDYKGDRLKTSLDLGYQKQGFHGGRIGVDVRNVDFIPAVPKATQNYSQDWVYSDLESQFGMARAEYALADDWTLYGGFGGQHSHEKGLYATPRLINADGDATMGRMDTNRIIDNASGMGGVRGRFDTGFISHQVNLGYSAIARRDATAWRMAKTTKTVNIYDPRDVGRPPNASASGNYGSPPTTGRSRTQGWLLSDTLGVLDDRVLLTVAARHQKVVVRKYSAKTGDETLDSRFNDSRWMPTYGIVYKPTEQVSLYANHTESLEPGGSAPATAANYGESTGILHSKQNEAGVKIDFGRLGGTLTAFEIKKPVATQDSVTNIYALSGEQRNRGVELNLFGEPVLGLRLNASATWIDPQMTRTKDGANDGHDAVGVPRFAMRVGGEVDIAPVEGLTASAWVNHTGEQYVNAANTRKLDDFTTLDLGVRYRMTLNDQQNTVTWRAGIDNVTNEKYWSTVESSGIYLYQGKPRTLKLSMSYDF from the coding sequence ATGAAACACGTAACGTTACGCCAGACGCTGCTGGCGATGGCCGTGGGCTGCGCCGCGTCTTACGCGCACGCGGAAGAGACTATCGTGGTGCAGGCCGCCCGCGAGGCGTTTACGCCGGGCGGCGACACGCCGCCACCCGCCTATCTGGATGGTCAGGTGGCGCACGGCGGGCGGCTCGGGATGCTCGGCGAGCAGCGCGCGATGGACGTGCCGTTTAACGTCATCAGCTTTACCTCAAAGCTCGTGGAAGATCAGCAGGCGCGCACCGTCGCTGACGTGGTGCGTAACGATGCGGGCGTGCAGAACGTGCAGGGCTACGGCAACTTCCAGGAGACCTACCGCATTCGCGGCTTTGCGCTGGAAGGCGACGACATGACCTTCAGCGGTCTTGGCGGCGTGATGCCGCGTCAGGTGGTGGAGATGGCGATGGTTGACCGCGTCGAGATCTTCAAAGGCGCCAACGCGCTGGTCAACGGCGCGTCCACCACCGGCGTGGGCGGCGTTATCAACCTTGAGCCGAAACATGCCGACGCCCTGCCGCTCACCCGGCTTGGCGTCGATTACACCTCAGCACGTCAGGCGGGCGTCACGCTGGATGCCGGACGGCGTTTCGGCGAGACGGACCAGTTCGGCGTGCGCGTAAACCTGGTGCAGCGCGAAGGCGAGACGGCGGTGGATAATGAAAAGCGCCGCACTACCTTTGCTTCCGTCGGCCTGGATTATAAAGGCGATCGCCTCAAAACCTCGCTCGATCTGGGTTATCAGAAACAGGGCTTCCACGGCGGGCGAATCGGGGTGGATGTTCGCAATGTCGATTTCATTCCGGCCGTGCCGAAAGCAACGCAGAATTACAGCCAGGACTGGGTTTACAGCGATCTCGAAAGCCAGTTCGGCATGGCGCGCGCTGAGTATGCGCTCGCCGACGACTGGACGCTCTATGGCGGCTTCGGCGGCCAGCACAGCCATGAGAAAGGGCTGTACGCCACACCGCGGCTGATTAACGCCGACGGCGACGCCACGATGGGTCGCATGGATACCAACCGAATTATCGATAATGCCAGCGGGATGGGCGGCGTGCGCGGGCGCTTTGACACCGGGTTTATTTCGCATCAGGTGAACCTGGGGTATTCGGCCATCGCGCGCCGCGACGCCACGGCCTGGCGCATGGCGAAAACCACCAAAACCGTCAATATTTACGATCCGCGCGACGTGGGCCGCCCGCCCAACGCCAGCGCCAGCGGCAACTACGGCTCGCCGCCGACCACCGGCCGCTCGCGCACCCAGGGCTGGCTGCTGAGCGATACGCTCGGCGTGCTGGATGACCGGGTACTGCTGACGGTCGCCGCGCGCCATCAGAAAGTGGTGGTGCGCAAATACAGCGCCAAAACGGGCGATGAAACTCTCGATTCGCGCTTTAACGACAGCCGCTGGATGCCGACTTACGGCATCGTTTACAAGCCGACCGAACAGGTATCGCTTTACGCCAACCATACCGAATCGCTGGAGCCTGGCGGCAGCGCGCCGGCTACCGCCGCCAACTACGGGGAGAGCACCGGCATTTTGCATTCAAAGCAGAATGAAGCAGGCGTGAAAATTGACTTCGGGCGGCTCGGCGGCACGCTGACCGCCTTTGAAATCAAAAAGCCCGTCGCCACCCAGGACAGCGTCACCAATATCTACGCGCTCAGCGGCGAGCAGCGCAACCGCGGCGTGGAGCTGAACCTCTTCGGCGAGCCGGTGCTGGGGCTGCGCCTGAACGCCAGCGCCACCTGGATTGACCCGCAAATGACCCGCACCAAAGACGGCGCGAATGACGGTCACGACGCCGTCGGCGTGCCGCGCTTCGCGATGCGCGTGGGCGGCGAGGTGGATATCGCGCCGGTCGAGGGGCTGACCGCCAGCGCCTGGGTGAACCACACCGGCGAGCAGTACGTTAACGCCGCCAACACCCGCAAGCTGGACGACTTCACCACGCTCGATCTCGGCGTGCGTTACCGCATGACGCTTAACGATCAGCAGAATACCGTGACGTGGCGCGCGGGCATCGATAACGTCACCAATGAGAAATACTGGTCGACCGTGGAAAGCAGCGGCATTTACCTCTATCAGGGCAAACCGCGCACGCTGAAACTCTCCATGAGCTACGATTTTTAA
- a CDS encoding YncE family protein translates to MNHKTGALALLVTLALIGCATHPSPAPATAPAPAAHTQHDHLVKRELAYGVYEMALSPAGNALYVATAQSFKDVQGGVIYRLDPQSLITLGETHTDLKNFGIATAPDGKTVWVTNSLDGGISALDTATGKITGRLLFGERNEKGFPSGAREILWHDGMLYVGAVADPAVIWVVDAKTLKLKKRIKNAGKWVTGLHFSPATQRIYAANGGGEILVINPTTQRIEKRWKPLGDKPALLLNMAEDPATGRLFVTDNSKAKTTLVLDIRSGDVIKQLDVGDSLAVKFNPQRQEIYITRRDGGKLLSLDAATYKVKKQWDLPPNPNSLLLSPDGQTLWVTVKQPFNKDHSTKGPEQVVRIDLK, encoded by the coding sequence ATGAACCACAAGACCGGCGCCCTGGCGCTGCTGGTGACGCTCGCCCTTATCGGCTGCGCGACACACCCTTCCCCCGCCCCGGCCACCGCTCCGGCTCCCGCAGCACACACCCAGCACGATCACCTCGTGAAGCGCGAACTCGCTTACGGCGTGTATGAGATGGCGCTAAGCCCGGCGGGCAACGCGCTCTATGTCGCCACCGCGCAGTCGTTTAAGGACGTGCAGGGCGGCGTAATTTACAGGCTCGATCCGCAGTCGCTGATCACGCTCGGCGAAACCCATACCGACCTGAAAAATTTCGGCATCGCCACCGCGCCGGACGGTAAAACGGTCTGGGTGACCAACTCGCTCGATGGCGGCATCAGCGCGCTCGACACCGCCACCGGGAAAATCACCGGTCGCCTGCTGTTTGGCGAGCGTAACGAGAAAGGCTTCCCGTCCGGGGCGCGTGAAATTCTCTGGCACGACGGCATGCTGTATGTCGGTGCCGTCGCCGATCCGGCGGTGATCTGGGTGGTTGACGCGAAAACGCTGAAGCTTAAAAAACGCATTAAAAACGCGGGCAAATGGGTCACGGGCCTGCACTTCTCCCCAGCCACGCAACGGATCTACGCGGCGAACGGCGGCGGCGAAATTCTTGTTATCAACCCGACCACGCAGCGCATTGAGAAGCGCTGGAAACCGCTTGGCGACAAACCGGCGCTGCTGCTGAACATGGCGGAAGATCCGGCGACCGGCCGCCTGTTCGTCACCGACAATTCGAAAGCGAAAACCACGCTGGTGCTGGATATCCGCAGCGGCGACGTCATTAAACAGCTCGACGTGGGCGATTCACTGGCGGTGAAATTCAACCCGCAGCGCCAGGAGATCTACATCACCCGGCGCGACGGCGGAAAACTCCTGAGCCTTGACGCCGCCACCTATAAGGTGAAAAAGCAGTGGGATCTGCCGCCGAATCCGAACAGCCTGCTGCTCTCGCCAGATGGCCAGACGCTGTGGGTCACCGTCAAACAGCCTTTTAACAAAGACCACTCCACCAAAGGGCCGGAGCAGGTGGTGCGCATCGACCTGAAATAA
- a CDS encoding TetR/AcrR family transcriptional regulator: MAARRRIDTMEENRAKLIAAARKGFAEKGFAAASMDELTASVGLTRGALYHNFGDKKGLLAAVVAQVDGEMAQRAKAAAANAGDDWATLLAEGVAYIRMALDEEVRRIVLLDGPAFLGDPAQWPSQNSCLDATRQTVIRMMESGVIKPVDPDAAARLLNGAALNAALWVAASPDPQQALPKMIDAFTLLAGGLRA; encoded by the coding sequence CGAAGCTCATTGCGGCGGCGCGTAAGGGGTTTGCCGAAAAAGGCTTTGCCGCCGCCTCAATGGATGAACTCACCGCGAGCGTCGGCCTGACGCGCGGCGCGCTGTATCATAATTTCGGCGATAAAAAAGGGCTGCTCGCCGCCGTGGTGGCGCAGGTGGATGGCGAGATGGCGCAGCGCGCGAAGGCCGCTGCCGCGAACGCCGGCGATGACTGGGCGACGCTGCTTGCCGAAGGCGTGGCGTATATCCGGATGGCGCTGGATGAAGAAGTGCGGCGCATCGTGCTGCTGGACGGCCCGGCGTTTCTCGGCGATCCGGCGCAGTGGCCAAGCCAGAACAGCTGCCTTGATGCCACGCGCCAGACGGTTATCCGTATGATGGAGAGCGGGGTTATCAAACCGGTCGATCCCGACGCCGCCGCGCGGCTGCTGAACGGCGCGGCGCTCAATGCCGCGCTGTGGGTGGCGGCAAGCCCCGATCCGCAGCAGGCGCTGCCGAAGATGATCGACGCCTTTACGCTGCTGGCAGGCGGTCTGCGCGCCTGA